The Fortiea contorta PCC 7126 genome has a segment encoding these proteins:
- a CDS encoding glycosyltransferase family 2 protein, with translation MSPILFDIVPQISIILCTYNREKYLTNCINSVISQTFPDWELIIVDDGSDDNTFQIVDSYIKNSHNIRYLKHKNKKQCYAKNAGIQACFGKYITFIDSDDTYKPHHLESRLEYMQANPEIDLIEGGFFIEEEIWLADYFNPGKSINLRECVLGPTFFGKRNVFFELQGFKHFIYGEDADMWERAEKIFRTQKLTEPQTYIYTRAETSVTKNFSEKILSSD, from the coding sequence ATGAGTCCTATACTTTTTGACATAGTTCCGCAAATATCCATCATCTTGTGTACCTACAATCGAGAGAAGTATTTAACCAACTGTATTAATAGTGTTATTAGTCAAACTTTTCCGGATTGGGAATTAATCATAGTTGATGATGGTAGTGACGACAATACTTTCCAAATTGTCGATAGTTACATTAAAAATTCTCATAACATTCGTTATCTTAAACATAAGAATAAAAAGCAATGTTACGCTAAAAATGCTGGTATTCAAGCATGTTTTGGCAAATACATTACATTTATTGATAGTGATGATACTTACAAACCGCATCATCTAGAATCGCGCCTAGAGTATATGCAAGCCAATCCCGAAATCGACTTGATTGAAGGTGGATTTTTCATTGAAGAAGAGATTTGGCTAGCAGACTATTTCAATCCAGGTAAATCTATTAATCTGCGAGAATGTGTTTTAGGCCCAACGTTTTTTGGAAAACGAAACGTATTTTTTGAATTGCAAGGATTTAAGCACTTCATCTATGGAGAAGATGCAGACATGTGGGAAAGAGCAGAGAAAATTTTCCGAACTCAAAAACTCACCGAACCACAGACTTATATTTATACCAGAGCAGAAACTAGCGTCACCAAAAATTTTTCAGAGAAAATTCTCTCATCCGATTAA
- a CDS encoding ABC transporter substrate-binding protein: MLITFLQLQIRDFYRQLFVSLKRVLLLLFLLGFSLVMLSACQGITQKNSGVIHLALWQSINPPVNRDVFEKLVNKFNQTHQDIKVESIFLARPELPKILTSVVSNAPPDILVFYPQITGQLVQLGAIASLEDWLEKLPIKSEVIPNTLDELKLGDRLWSVPLYTSNLGIFYRPKLFQAAGITEMPKTWAELRQIAKKLTIDRNGDHHPEQSGILLPLGKGEWTVFSWFPFLLSAGGEILTNNRPNLTNPGAITALKFWQDLIKDGSATLSPPERGYEEDAFITGRVAMQITGPWTYITKSNVDYGVFPIPANVNHATATGGGNLYIMKTKPEREKAALKFLEYIISEEFQTQWSTGTGFLPINKKAAESEPYQKYLKQKPWLKVFMDQIPVSYPRPTIAGYSRLSDSLGRAIESALLGKSSAENALKSAQERIELIWNDSLKGEG, translated from the coding sequence ATGCTAATTACCTTTTTACAACTACAAATCAGAGATTTTTATCGTCAGTTATTCGTTTCTCTAAAACGAGTTTTACTGCTGTTATTTTTATTGGGTTTTTCCTTAGTTATGTTATCTGCTTGTCAGGGAATAACACAAAAAAATAGTGGAGTAATTCATCTAGCATTGTGGCAATCAATTAATCCCCCCGTCAATCGAGATGTATTTGAAAAACTGGTAAACAAATTTAATCAGACTCATCAAGATATCAAGGTAGAATCTATCTTTTTGGCTCGACCGGAATTACCGAAAATTTTAACATCGGTTGTGAGTAATGCACCTCCAGATATCCTAGTATTTTACCCGCAAATTACAGGTCAGTTGGTACAACTAGGAGCAATTGCATCTTTAGAAGATTGGCTAGAAAAATTACCAATCAAGTCGGAAGTTATTCCTAATACACTTGATGAGTTAAAATTAGGCGATCGCTTGTGGTCAGTTCCGCTTTACACTAGCAATCTGGGCATTTTTTACCGTCCAAAGCTTTTTCAAGCAGCAGGAATTACCGAAATGCCCAAAACATGGGCAGAATTACGCCAAATTGCCAAAAAATTGACTATAGACCGCAATGGCGACCATCACCCAGAACAATCAGGAATTTTATTACCCTTAGGAAAGGGAGAATGGACAGTCTTTAGTTGGTTCCCCTTTTTATTAAGTGCTGGGGGAGAGATACTCACAAATAACCGACCAAATTTAACAAACCCCGGTGCTATTACTGCATTAAAATTTTGGCAAGACCTGATAAAAGATGGTTCTGCAACCCTTTCTCCTCCAGAACGGGGTTATGAAGAAGATGCTTTTATTACTGGTCGTGTGGCGATGCAAATTACCGGGCCGTGGACATATATCACTAAATCTAACGTTGATTATGGAGTGTTTCCCATACCTGCAAATGTGAATCACGCTACAGCTACAGGTGGTGGAAATCTTTACATCATGAAAACCAAACCAGAAAGAGAAAAAGCCGCGCTCAAGTTTTTAGAATATATCATCAGTGAAGAATTCCAAACACAATGGAGTACAGGAACAGGTTTTTTACCCATTAATAAAAAAGCGGCTGAAAGTGAACCTTACCAAAAATACCTCAAACAAAAACCCTGGTTAAAAGTCTTTATGGATCAAATACCTGTATCCTATCCTCGACCTACTATTGCTGGATATAGTCGTCTTTCTGATAGTCTTGGTAGAGCAATTGAGTCGGCATTGTTGGGTAAATCTTCAGCTGAAAATGCCCTCAAATCAGCCCAAGAGCGTATAGAACTGATTTGGAATGATTCACTTAAGGGTGAAGGATGA
- a CDS encoding DUF6464 family protein, which translates to MLRTLLVIAVGFLPSLFSLWVIRKTHLRTRSRMRQAAMNLSGVRVRQSSRQIESDRYYLEGVGYLIGDISCKFNARSGYIRCAVNPDGPCQDCRYYEPRELASGDN; encoded by the coding sequence GTGTTAAGGACTCTTTTGGTAATTGCCGTTGGTTTTTTACCGTCCTTGTTTTCTTTGTGGGTAATCCGTAAAACCCATTTGCGGACACGATCGCGCATGAGACAAGCAGCCATGAACTTGTCAGGAGTGCGCGTAAGGCAAAGCAGCAGACAGATAGAGAGCGATCGCTATTATCTAGAAGGAGTAGGCTACCTCATTGGTGATATTAGTTGCAAATTTAATGCTCGTTCCGGCTACATCCGGTGTGCAGTTAATCCCGACGGCCCATGTCAAGATTGCCGCTATTATGAACCAAGGGAATTAGCTAGTGGTGACAATTAG
- a CDS encoding tetratricopeptide repeat protein has translation MSTGGWNPQLKNTVSLQPPAVHHKVAKRQTISYELDASSSADTLILQESSNEQLLVASQLLQRGIQQQQAGELTAAIKILEQSLVLFEIVGEQQKQKQVLSLLALVAYSSGNYKNTISYCQKCLSLIADTADVSVQIQVLSHLGNAYRHLNNYDQAIRVLQECLQITQQQQDQRSQVAALNNLGLVHKALGNFARAIEYQEQSLEIVQALQDNWGQEQVLKNLGNAWYALDNYHQAIAYYEQCVKIARSLKNFRNASLVLKNLGNASYALGDYSQAILYYEQRLKLTQELQDKRGEEQSLSSLGVACEALGDYNTAIIYYEQRLLLARTLKDRRSQEQALASLRIACYALGDYAKAMQYQQ, from the coding sequence ATGTCTACAGGCGGATGGAATCCTCAATTAAAAAATACAGTTTCTTTACAACCCCCAGCAGTACACCATAAAGTAGCCAAGCGCCAAACAATTAGCTACGAATTGGATGCTAGTTCATCAGCAGATACCCTGATCCTCCAGGAAAGTAGCAATGAGCAACTATTAGTAGCATCGCAACTACTACAAAGAGGAATTCAACAGCAACAAGCAGGGGAATTAACAGCAGCTATCAAGATATTAGAACAATCTTTAGTTTTATTTGAAATAGTCGGCGAACAACAAAAACAGAAACAAGTGCTTTCTTTATTAGCACTAGTAGCCTACAGTTCCGGAAACTATAAAAATACTATTTCCTATTGCCAAAAGTGTTTATCTTTAATTGCAGATACTGCTGATGTTTCAGTGCAAATTCAGGTACTTTCTCATTTAGGTAATGCTTACCGTCACCTTAATAATTATGATCAAGCCATTCGAGTTCTCCAAGAGTGTTTACAGATAACTCAACAGCAGCAAGATCAACGTAGTCAAGTCGCAGCATTGAACAACCTGGGATTAGTGCATAAAGCTTTGGGAAACTTTGCGCGAGCAATTGAGTATCAAGAGCAAAGTTTAGAAATTGTGCAGGCGCTCCAAGATAATTGGGGACAAGAACAGGTGCTGAAGAATTTAGGCAATGCTTGGTACGCTTTGGACAATTACCACCAAGCGATCGCTTATTATGAACAGTGTGTCAAAATCGCTCGTTCCCTAAAAAATTTCCGCAATGCTTCTCTAGTGCTCAAAAATTTAGGTAACGCAAGCTATGCTTTAGGCGATTATTCTCAAGCTATTTTATATTACGAACAACGTTTAAAATTAACCCAAGAACTTCAAGACAAGCGCGGTGAAGAACAATCCCTCAGCAGTTTAGGAGTAGCTTGTGAAGCTTTGGGTGACTATAACACAGCAATTATATATTATGAACAACGCTTACTCTTAGCCAGAACTCTCAAAGACCGTCGCAGCCAAGAACAAGCTCTAGCTAGCCTGAGAATTGCTTGCTACGCTTTGGGTGATTACGCTAAAGCTATGCAATATCAACAGTAA
- a CDS encoding DUF86 domain-containing protein, which translates to MSRDLRLYLADIAVACEKVLRYTDSMEFEQFIADDRTFDAVIRNLQVIGEAVKNVPVDVRERHPEIEWRKIAGLRDILAHTYFKIENEIIWDVVQNKIHPLLIKVSQLLKSQEDSNRLN; encoded by the coding sequence ATGTCGCGTGATCTTCGGCTTTATTTAGCCGATATTGCAGTGGCGTGTGAAAAAGTGTTGCGTTACACCGATAGTATGGAATTTGAGCAATTCATAGCAGACGATCGCACCTTTGATGCGGTGATTCGCAATCTACAAGTTATTGGAGAAGCTGTCAAAAATGTTCCTGTTGATGTCCGCGAGCGCCATCCTGAAATTGAATGGCGCAAAATAGCTGGCTTAAGGGATATCTTAGCTCATACTTATTTTAAAATTGAGAATGAAATCATTTGGGATGTCGTCCAAAATAAAATACATCCTCTTTTAATAAAGGTAAGCCAGTTATTAAAAAGCCAAGAAGATAGTAACAGACTAAACTAG
- a CDS encoding nucleotidyltransferase family protein has product MQRHQILATLKQHQTVLKQLGVRSLALFGSVARDEATPASDVDILVEFEPPVTFDRYMDVKFYLEDQLGIKVDLVTKKSLKPQILASVEQGAIHVA; this is encoded by the coding sequence ATGCAGCGTCACCAAATCCTGGCAACTCTAAAGCAACATCAGACTGTATTAAAACAGTTGGGTGTGCGATCTTTAGCATTATTTGGTTCTGTAGCGCGAGATGAAGCAACACCTGCTAGTGATGTTGATATTTTGGTTGAGTTTGAACCTCCAGTCACTTTCGACCGCTATATGGATGTGAAATTTTATCTAGAGGATCAACTGGGAATAAAAGTAGATCTAGTTACGAAGAAATCACTCAAGCCTCAAATCCTCGCATCAGTAGAACAAGGGGCGATTCATGTCGCGTGA
- a CDS encoding uracil-DNA glycosylase — protein sequence MSSETQLSLFDDSTLNQQDLIPTDAKIPIHPGTYSQMAQLAQHCNQCHRCGLGDNRTHAVVGRGHLQASIMVVGEAPGQNEDETGLPFVGRSGQLLEKILASVNLSTENDVYIANINKCRPPDNRVPTTEEIAACLPYLLEQIRLVDPKIILLTGATAVKGLTGDKRGITKIRGQWLEWQGRLCMPIFHPSYLLRNPSKEAGSPKWLMWQDIQAVRAKFDEIRQLSAQQ from the coding sequence ATGAGCAGCGAAACCCAACTCAGCCTCTTTGACGACTCAACCCTGAACCAACAGGATTTAATTCCCACAGATGCAAAAATTCCCATCCATCCCGGAACCTATTCTCAGATGGCTCAGTTGGCGCAGCATTGCAATCAATGCCATCGTTGTGGATTGGGAGACAATCGAACTCATGCTGTGGTCGGTCGTGGTCATCTCCAAGCATCAATTATGGTTGTGGGTGAGGCACCAGGACAAAATGAAGACGAAACAGGTTTACCATTTGTAGGTAGATCAGGTCAGTTGCTAGAAAAGATTTTAGCCTCTGTGAATCTCAGTACTGAGAATGATGTATACATCGCCAATATCAACAAATGCCGTCCGCCAGATAACCGTGTCCCCACTACCGAAGAAATTGCGGCTTGCTTACCTTATTTATTAGAACAAATTCGCCTAGTAGACCCGAAAATAATTCTGTTAACAGGTGCGACTGCAGTCAAAGGTTTAACTGGTGATAAGCGCGGGATTACCAAAATTCGGGGACAATGGCTGGAATGGCAAGGGCGTTTATGTATGCCTATTTTCCATCCATCTTATTTGTTGCGTAACCCTTCCAAGGAAGCGGGTAGCCCTAAATGGTTGATGTGGCAAGATATCCAAGCAGTACGTGCTAAATTTGATGAAATTCGCCAACTTAGCGCACAGCAATAG
- the pyrF gene encoding orotidine-5'-phosphate decarboxylase has protein sequence MKVEQRIIVALDVPSLEGAIALVNQLPQVSFWKVGLELFTSTGPQILHVLKSQNKRIFLDLKFHDIPNTVAGACRVAAGYGVDLLTIHATSGIEALKAAKEAAQTGAAQAGVKPPQLIAISLLTSISSRQLAFDLKIPLELPEYTLEMALLAKEAGLDGAVCSPQEATQLRETCGDDFVLVCPGVRPTWAQQADQKRSLTPAQAIKAGADYLVIGRPITAAAKPELAWKRIFEEITTAV, from the coding sequence ATGAAAGTGGAACAAAGAATTATTGTGGCTTTGGATGTGCCTTCTTTAGAAGGTGCGATCGCTCTTGTAAATCAACTCCCACAAGTGAGTTTTTGGAAGGTTGGTTTGGAGTTGTTCACTAGCACTGGCCCTCAAATTCTCCATGTGCTCAAATCTCAGAATAAACGTATTTTCCTGGATTTAAAGTTCCACGATATTCCTAATACCGTTGCTGGCGCTTGTCGGGTGGCGGCTGGTTATGGGGTAGATTTATTGACAATTCACGCGACATCTGGTATTGAGGCTTTAAAAGCAGCAAAGGAGGCCGCACAAACAGGAGCGGCGCAAGCTGGTGTGAAACCACCACAATTAATCGCGATTTCTCTGTTAACCAGCATTTCTAGCCGACAGTTAGCGTTTGATTTGAAAATACCCCTAGAATTGCCAGAATACACCTTGGAAATGGCACTTTTAGCCAAAGAAGCGGGTTTAGATGGGGCGGTATGTTCACCTCAAGAAGCAACTCAGTTGCGGGAAACTTGCGGGGATGATTTTGTGTTAGTTTGTCCGGGGGTACGTCCAACTTGGGCACAACAAGCAGACCAAAAGCGATCGCTCACCCCAGCCCAAGCAATCAAAGCTGGTGCAGATTATCTAGTAATTGGGCGACCGATTACCGCAGCGGCCAAACCTGAGTTAGCCTGGAAGCGAATTTTTGAGGAGATCACCACGGCGGTATGA